From a single Stigmatopora nigra isolate UIUO_SnigA chromosome 21, RoL_Snig_1.1, whole genome shotgun sequence genomic region:
- the naxe gene encoding NAD(P)H-hydrate epimerase produces the protein MLSVRTLFGIGFLVTSRAAAIFAQTGKCPLSPLPNNLYVSQPASTMAHTIKYLGQEEAQRIDEELFTEYGFSVDQLMELAGLSCATAITRAYPLSCLVKPKPTVLVICGPGNNGGDGLVCARHLKLFGYEPSILYPKRPNKALFQGLTTQCQKMDIPFLTEMPEAEVIDEAFNLVIDAIFGFSFKGAVREPFGAIVEVLKKTTVPIASIDIPSGWDVEKGSVDGLQPDTLVSLTAPKNSAKLFKGRHHYLGGRFVPPALEAKYQLNLPRYPETDCVLKL, from the exons ATGCTGAGCGTGCGGACCCTTTTTGGCATCGGCTTCCTGGTGACTTCAAGGGCCGCCGCCATCTTTGCCCAAACAGGGAAATGCCCCCTGTCTCCTTTACCTAACAACTTGTACGTTAGCCAACCTGCTTCCACCATGGCTCATACTATCAAATACCTCGG acagGAGGAAGCGCAGCGCATTGATGAAGAACTTTTCACCGAGTACGGATTCAGTGTGGATCAACTGATGGAGCTGGCCGGTCTTAGCTGCGCCACGGCTATCACCAGG GCGTATCCGCTGAGCTGTTTGGTTAAACCCAAACCCACCGTATTGGTGATTTGCGGACCTGGTAACAACGGAGGAGACGGTTTGGTTTGCGCCAGGCATCTGAAACTATTC ggttacgAACCATCCATCCTGTACCCGAAAAGACCCAACAAAGCACTGTTTCAAGGTCTGACCACCCAGTGCCAGAAAATGGACATCCCCTTTCTGACAGAGATGCCCGAG GCGGAAGTAATTGACGAGGCCTTCAACCTGGTCATCGATGCCATTTTTGGTTTTAGTTTTAAGGGGGCTGTACGAGAGCCTTTTGGGGCCATCGTGGAAGTCCTGAAGAAGACCACCGTCCCCATCGCGAGTATTGACATACCCTCAG gttgGGATGTGGAGAAAGGGAGTGTTGACGGCCTTCAGCCGGACACCCTGGTCTCTCTCACTGCTCCCAAAAACTCGGCCAAGCTTTTCAAGGGACGTCACCACTACCTGGGGGGCCGCTTTGTGCCCCCCGCCCTGGAGGCCAAGTACCAGCTCAATCTGCCTCGCTACCCCGAAACAGACTGCGTGTTAAAATTGTAA